A stretch of Imperialibacter roseus DNA encodes these proteins:
- a CDS encoding DUF2141 domain-containing protein, with protein MKNVLMMILLLAGIESQAGDNQGKLVVKVTNLGDLKGQVMVGLFDKEDNFLKKPVKGVSAKATAEGQELVFENLPYGEYAVSVIHDENENGELDTFLVIPTEPYGFSNNVMGKFGPPSFEQTKISFKKDTSVEIKLNR; from the coding sequence ATGAAAAATGTACTGATGATGATTTTGCTACTGGCTGGTATTGAAAGTCAGGCCGGCGATAACCAGGGCAAGCTGGTAGTGAAAGTTACCAACCTGGGTGACCTGAAAGGCCAGGTAATGGTTGGTTTGTTCGACAAGGAAGATAATTTCCTCAAGAAGCCAGTAAAGGGTGTTTCAGCGAAAGCAACAGCGGAAGGCCAGGAGCTTGTTTTTGAAAACCTCCCTTATGGAGAGTATGCCGTGAGCGTGATTCATGATGAAAATGAAAATGGCGAACTCGACACTTTTCTGGTCATTCCTACCGAGCCTTATGGCTTCAGTAATAATGTGATGGGCAAATTTGGGCCTCCCAGCTTTGAGCAGACCAAAATCAGCTTCAAAAAAGACACATCTGTAGAAATTAAACTTAACCGCTAA